One Ricinus communis isolate WT05 ecotype wild-type chromosome 7, ASM1957865v1, whole genome shotgun sequence genomic region harbors:
- the LOC8269116 gene encoding protein N-lysine methyltransferase METTL21A: protein MKFTDSPVIELPIGDKLLSVQQDNGSMHVGTSVWPCSLILAKFADRWSTASSNPYSTLVGFRSKPCRAVELGAGCGVAGMAFYLLGLTDIILTDIAPVMPALKHNLKRNKETLGKMLKTSILYWKNGDQIKALNPPFDVVLATDVVYIEESVGELVGAMEALVADDGVILLGYQLRSPEADIKFWEMCREVFEIEKVPHEDLHPDYAYEETDVYIFRKRNKMI from the coding sequence atgaaattcaCAGACTCACCGGTGATAGAGCTTCCGATCGGAGACAAACTCCTATCTGTCCAGCAAGACAATGGTTCCATGCATGTCGGAACCTCCGTTTGGCCGTGTTCTCTTATCCTGGCGAAATTCGCCGACCGCTGGTCCACCGCCTCCTCAAACCCCTACTCCACTCTCGTCGGCTTCCGCTCCAAGCCCTGCCGCGCTGTCGAGCTCGGCGCCGGATGCGGAGTTGCCGGCATGGCATTCTACCTCCTCGGACTTACCGACATTATCCTCACCGACATCGCGCCGGTGATGCCGGCACTTAAGCATAATTTGAAAAGGAACAAAGAAACCCTAGGCAAGATGTTGAAGACATCGATTCTTTATTGGAAGAATGGGGATCAAATAAAAGCATTGAACCCTCCGTTTGATGTAGTTTTAGCGACGGATGTTGTTTATATTGAGGAGTCTGTTGGGGAGTTAGTTGGGGCAATGGAAGCGCTTGTGGCAGACGACGGTGTCATTTTGTTGGGGTATCAGTTGAGGTCTCCGGAGGCCGATATCAAGTTTTGGGAAATGTGTAGAGAGGTTTTTGAGATCGAGAAAGTTCCACATGAGGATTTGCATCCTGATTACGCTTATGAAGAGACCGATGTTTACATTTTTCGCAAGAGAAACAAGATGATATAG
- the LOC8269115 gene encoding zinc finger protein MAGPIE has translation MLEKIMAEEAISSNGFVENNQVVGSNLPPLKKKRNLPGTPDPEAEVIALSPKTLMATNRFLCEICGKGFQRDQNLQLHRRGHNLPWKLKQRTSKEVRKRVYVCPEKTCVHHHPSRALGDLTGIKKHFCRKHGEKKWKCEKCSKRYAVQSDWKAHSKTCGTREYKCDCGTLFSRRDSFITHRAFCDALAEETARVNAASNINGLAATANNFNYHLMGAPIGPNMAQHFSSIFKPIPSNNDHTMDQTRRGLSLWMSQSHEPIAQEIHQLGSMGSSGAIFHHDPLNNSCSNSSPTDYHLSWPIFGSKLSSTNAHHHEELTSTTSSLPLNNVKEAAAAVQLVSVPSLYSTQQQPNQTAPSANMSATALLQKAAQIGATSTDPTFLGSFGLKSSTNNSQVQDQGSNKFCGLIYGSNPTITNIIASDHVENNNDISRLNQLQMYMPSGPVAKRQKLHSHDHDQDTSAAAAVGGQTRDFLGVGVQQAICHPTSINGWI, from the exons ATGTTAGAGAAGATCATGGCAGAAGAAGCAATCTCAAGTAATGGTTTTGTGGAAAACAACCAAGTTGTTGGATCTAATCTTCCTCCtctgaagaagaagagaaaccTTCCAGGAACACCAG ATCCTGAAGCCGAAGTAATAGCCTTATCACCAAAAACACTCATGGCTACCAACAGATTCTTGTGTGAAATATGTGGCAAAGGATTCCAGAGAGATCAGAATCTACAGCTTCATCGGCGAGGGCACAATCTTCCATGGAAGCTCAAGCAAAGGACTAGTAAAGAAGTAAGAAAGCGCGTGTACGTCTGCCCTGAAAAGACCTGTGTCCATCACCATCCTTCTAGAGCTCTCGGAGACCTAACTGGAATAAAGAAGCACTTTTGCAGAAAGCATGGTGAGAAGAAATGGAAGTGCGAGAAATGTTCAAAGAGATATGCCGTGCAGTCAGATTGGAAAGCACACTCCAAAACCTGTGGGACTAGAGAGTACAAATGCGACTGTGGAACTTTATTTTCACG GAGGGATAGCTTCATTACTCATAGGGCATTTTGTGATGCTTTAGCAGAAGAGACAGCAAGAGTTAATGCAGCATCTAACATAAATGGATTAGCTGCTACTGCAAACAACTTCAATTATCATCTAATGGGTGCTCCAATAGGTCCTAACATGGCACAGCATTTCTCTTCTATTTTCAAGCCAATCCCAAGCAATAATGACCACACAATGGACCAAACAAGAAGAGGATTGTCCTTATGGATGAGCCAAAGCCATGAACCGATTGCTCAAGAAATTCACCAACTTGGGTCGATGGGTTCATCGGGAGCAATCTTTCACCATGATCCTCTTAACAATTCATGCTCAAATTCTTCACCAACTGATTATCACTTAAGTTGGCCAATTTTTGGAAGTAAACTCTCTTCCACTAATGCCCATCATCATGAAGAGTTAACAAGCACTACTTCATCACTTCCATTGAACAATGTTAAAGAAGCAGCTGCAGCAGTTCAACTAGTAAGTGTTCCTTCCTTATATAGTACTCAACAGCAGCCAAATCAAACCGCTCCTTCAGCTAATATGTCAGCTACAGCTTTACTTCAAAAAGCTGCTCAAATTGGTGCAACTTCAACTGATCCAACATTTCTGGGAAGTTTTGGGTTAAAGAGCAGCACTAACAACAGTCAGGTTCAAGATCAAGGCAGCAATAAGTTTTGCGGATTAATATATGGTTCGAACCCAACAATCACAAACATTATTGCAAGTGATCATGTGGAGAACAACAATGATATTTCTAGATTGAATCAGCTGCAAATGTACATGCCATCAGGACCGGTGGCCAAACGCCAAAAACTACACAGTCATGATCATGATCAAGATACTAGTGCTGCTGCAGCAGTAGGAGGGCAAACTAGAGACTTTCTTGGTGTAGGTGTACAACAAGCAATATGCCACCCAACATCAATCAATGGATGGATTTGA
- the LOC8269113 gene encoding protein ECERIFERUM 16 isoform X2 — protein MDSKALAKSKRAHSLHHSKKQFHSGQKAKVKAPTGGATDAASGNKAVGKQTREKARQSGLPSNCDRYEEEFDSGSGDPLGDSINNASDIILPKSKGADYRHLIAEAQSQCQSGSYLDMFPSLEDILPDFKLGVGPMLSVRGEGILSWTGDDNFVVEDESAVSPEAHFLSLNLSALAEQLLKVDISERLFMEADILPPELSGHGAKATSSLESEQKQTSEMKVNSTVSEELILKDLSEKNEFAKQSSEVMSSESILTGQSDPISLNQEFDMINKTEGDFSASRHSSSCENRAMESPAEISGSSIADPKKKPYMFEATAAEAELDMLLDSFNETKFLDSSGFTSAAFPLSKKEAPRALPQLIRNTPSSSKTSISATLDDALDDLLEQTSNLSNQNNSYQSVKVTATSNEMQSSSSSRSVTKSKVLDDFDSWLDTL, from the exons atggattcaaaagcaTTGGCAAAATCAAAGAGAGCTCACTCATTACACCATAGCAAAAAGCAGTTTCATTCTGGTCAAAAAGCAAAAGTTAAAGCCCCAACTGGAGGTGCTACTGATGCTGCAAGTGGAAATAAGGCGGTAGGGAAGCAAACTAGGGAGAAAGCTCGACAGTCTGGGCTCCCTTCGAATTGTGATCGTTATGAGGAAGAATTTGATTCAGGTTCTGGAGATCCTTTAGGAGATAGTATAAATAACGCTTCTGATATTATTTTGCCTAAGAGTAAAGGTGCAGACTATCGTCACCTGATTGCTGAAGCTCAATCTCAGTGCCAGTCAGGTTCTTACTTGGATATGTTTCCTTCATTGGAGGACATTTTGCCTG ACTTCAAACTCGGAGTGGGGCCAATGCTTTCTGTCAGGGGAGAGGGCATTCTATCATGGACTGGGGATGATAATTTTGTTGTGGAGGATGAATCAGCTGTGAGCCCTGAG GCACATTTTCTCTCCCTGAATTTGAGTGCTCTTGCCGAACAACTACTGAAAGTAGACATTTCAGAGAGGCTCTTCATGGAAGCAGACATATTACCACCAGAGCTG TCTGGCCATGGAGCAAAGGCAACCAGTAGCCTGGAATCAGAACAAAAGCAAACAAGTGAAATGAAAGTAAATTCAACAGTCTCTgaagaattgatattaaaagatttatccgAGAAGAATGAGTTTGCAAAACAGAGCTCTGAGGTTATGTCATCAGAATCTATTCTTACTGGCCAATCAGACCCCATTTCACTTAATCAAGAATTtgatatgataaataaaactGAGGGTGACTTCAGTGCAAGTCGACACAGCAGCTCCTGTGAAAACAGAGCTATGGAGTCCCCAGCAGAAATCAGTGGGAGTTCTATCGCAGACCCCAAGAAGAAACCATATATGTTCGAGGCAACAGCTGCTGAGGCAGAACTTGATATGCTTCTCGATTCATTTAATGAGACCAAGTTTCTCGATTCTTCTGGCTTTACGTCTGCTGCTTTTCCCTTGTCCAAAAAAGAGGCTCCTAGAGCTCTGCCACAACTCATAAGAAACACCCCGAGTTCTTCTAAAACATCCATTTCTGCCACACTGGATGATGCACTTGATGACTTACTCGAGCAAACATCCAATTTGTCGAACCAAAACAATTCATACCAGTCGGTGAAGGTGACAGCTACTTCAAACGAAATgcaatcttcttcttcctctcgGTCTGTAACAAAATCTAAAGTTTTGGATGATTTTGATTCATGGTTAGATACACTTTGA
- the LOC8269113 gene encoding protein ECERIFERUM 16 isoform X1: MDSKALAKSKRAHSLHHSKKQFHSGQKAKVKAPTGGATDAASGNKAVGKQTREKARQSGLPSNCDRYEEEFDSGSGDPLGDSINNASDIILPKSKGADYRHLIAEAQSQCQSGSYLDMFPSLEDILPADFKLGVGPMLSVRGEGILSWTGDDNFVVEDESAVSPEAHFLSLNLSALAEQLLKVDISERLFMEADILPPELSGHGAKATSSLESEQKQTSEMKVNSTVSEELILKDLSEKNEFAKQSSEVMSSESILTGQSDPISLNQEFDMINKTEGDFSASRHSSSCENRAMESPAEISGSSIADPKKKPYMFEATAAEAELDMLLDSFNETKFLDSSGFTSAAFPLSKKEAPRALPQLIRNTPSSSKTSISATLDDALDDLLEQTSNLSNQNNSYQSVKVTATSNEMQSSSSSRSVTKSKVLDDFDSWLDTL; the protein is encoded by the exons atggattcaaaagcaTTGGCAAAATCAAAGAGAGCTCACTCATTACACCATAGCAAAAAGCAGTTTCATTCTGGTCAAAAAGCAAAAGTTAAAGCCCCAACTGGAGGTGCTACTGATGCTGCAAGTGGAAATAAGGCGGTAGGGAAGCAAACTAGGGAGAAAGCTCGACAGTCTGGGCTCCCTTCGAATTGTGATCGTTATGAGGAAGAATTTGATTCAGGTTCTGGAGATCCTTTAGGAGATAGTATAAATAACGCTTCTGATATTATTTTGCCTAAGAGTAAAGGTGCAGACTATCGTCACCTGATTGCTGAAGCTCAATCTCAGTGCCAGTCAGGTTCTTACTTGGATATGTTTCCTTCATTGGAGGACATTTTGCCTG CAGACTTCAAACTCGGAGTGGGGCCAATGCTTTCTGTCAGGGGAGAGGGCATTCTATCATGGACTGGGGATGATAATTTTGTTGTGGAGGATGAATCAGCTGTGAGCCCTGAG GCACATTTTCTCTCCCTGAATTTGAGTGCTCTTGCCGAACAACTACTGAAAGTAGACATTTCAGAGAGGCTCTTCATGGAAGCAGACATATTACCACCAGAGCTG TCTGGCCATGGAGCAAAGGCAACCAGTAGCCTGGAATCAGAACAAAAGCAAACAAGTGAAATGAAAGTAAATTCAACAGTCTCTgaagaattgatattaaaagatttatccgAGAAGAATGAGTTTGCAAAACAGAGCTCTGAGGTTATGTCATCAGAATCTATTCTTACTGGCCAATCAGACCCCATTTCACTTAATCAAGAATTtgatatgataaataaaactGAGGGTGACTTCAGTGCAAGTCGACACAGCAGCTCCTGTGAAAACAGAGCTATGGAGTCCCCAGCAGAAATCAGTGGGAGTTCTATCGCAGACCCCAAGAAGAAACCATATATGTTCGAGGCAACAGCTGCTGAGGCAGAACTTGATATGCTTCTCGATTCATTTAATGAGACCAAGTTTCTCGATTCTTCTGGCTTTACGTCTGCTGCTTTTCCCTTGTCCAAAAAAGAGGCTCCTAGAGCTCTGCCACAACTCATAAGAAACACCCCGAGTTCTTCTAAAACATCCATTTCTGCCACACTGGATGATGCACTTGATGACTTACTCGAGCAAACATCCAATTTGTCGAACCAAAACAATTCATACCAGTCGGTGAAGGTGACAGCTACTTCAAACGAAATgcaatcttcttcttcctctcgGTCTGTAACAAAATCTAAAGTTTTGGATGATTTTGATTCATGGTTAGATACACTTTGA
- the LOC8269112 gene encoding glutaredoxin-C9, translating to MQQAIPYKSWLPLYTKTTSPLTLFGTATTAAKQVLKGSTNMGNMVRENAIIVFAKKGCCMSHVVKRLLLGLGVNPPIFEIDEQEEISVLQELELIVDNNKDDNNGNDDKVQLPAVFIGGRLFGGLDRLMATHISGELVPILKDAGALWL from the coding sequence ATGCAGCAAGCAATTCCTTACAAGTCATGGCTGCCTCTATACACCAAAACTACTAGCCCTTTAACCCTTTTTGGTACTGCTACTACTGCTGCTAAACAAGTGTTAAAAGGGTCGACAAACATGGGCAACATGGTTCGAGAAAATGCTATTATAGTCTTTGCTAAGAAAGGCTGTTGTATGAGTCATGTGGTCAAGAGGTTGCTTTTAGGTCTTGGTGTGAACCCACCAATCTTCGAGATCGATGAGCAGGAGGAGATTAGTGTGTTGCAGGAGTTGGAGCTGATTGTGGATAATAATAAGGATGATAATAATGGTAATGATGACAAGGTGCAGCTTCCTGCTGTTTTTATTGGTGGTAGATTGTTTGGAGGACTGGATAGGCTTATGGCTACTCATATATCAGGAGAATTGGTGCCTATTCTGAAAGATGCTGGGGCTCTATGGCTTTGA
- the LOC8269111 gene encoding prohibitin-1, mitochondrial, translated as MNFNNVKVPKVPGGGAASSLIKLSAIGGLVVYAAANSLYNVDGGHRAIMFNRLVGVKDKVYPEGTHFMVPWFERPVIYDVRARPHLVESTSGSRDLQMVKIGLRVLTRPVANELPTIYRTLGENYNERVLPSIIHETLKAVVAQYNASQLITQREAVSREIRKILTERAANFNLALDDVSITTLTFGKEFTAAIEAKQVAAQEAERAKFIVEKAEQDKKSAVIRAEGEATSAQLIGQAIANNPAFITLRKIEAAREIAHTIANSANKVFLNSEDLLLNLQKMELEVHPKK; from the exons ATGAATTTCAACAATGTGAAAGTTCCTAAGGTGCCAGGTGGTGGTGCGGCTTCCTCTTTGATTAAGCTTAGTGCTATTGGTGGGCTTGTTGTGTATGCAGCTGCTAACAGCCTTTACAATGTTGATGGTGGACACAGGGCCATCATGTTTAACCGTTTAGTTGGTGTTAAAGACAAG GTTTATCCCGAGGGGACACACTTTATGGTTCCATGGTTTGAACGCCCAGTCATTTATGATGTTCGGGCACGACCTCACTTGGTAGAGAGTACATCCGGGAGCCGTGATCTCCAGATg GTTAAGATTGGGCTTCGAGTTCTTACTCGTCCTGTGGCAAACGAATTACCTACAATTTATCGCACCCTTGGtgaaaattataatgaaagagTTCTGCCTTCTATTATTCATGAAACATTGAAAGCTGTGGTTGCTCAGTATAATGCAAGTCAACTCATTACTCAAAGAGAG GCTGTTAGTAGAGAAATACGGAAAATTTTGACAGAGAGGGCAGCCAATTTTAACCTGGCGCTAGATGATGTGTCCATAACGACCTTGACTTTTGGGAAAGAATTTACAGCTGCAATTGAAGCCAAACAGGTGGCGGCACAGGAAGCTGAGAGGGCTAAATTTATTGTGGAAAAAGCCGAACAAGACAAGAAAAGTGCTGTTATCAGAGCAGAG GGAGAAGCTACTAGTGCCCAGCTAATAGGTCAGGCCATTGCCAATAATCCTGCATTTATTACACTTAGGAAGATTGAAGCTGCTAGAGAAATTGCACATACAATTGCAAATTCAGCCAACAAGGTTTTCCTCAATTCTGAAGATTTGCTACTGAACCTTCAGAAGATGGAGTTAGAAGTCCATCCCAAGAAATAG